The following are encoded together in the Arthrobacter sp. Y-9 genome:
- a CDS encoding TIGR01906 family membrane protein has product MSDKKPNDPAWDSPHDSDEPAFEWMKGSTAADAAGADAHQEAEKPARGDQPEGAEEAKAPSVDALKEPAAWDPEATKARADAASDARDDSEPSSGPDETPAAADRPSMPAAPETDRPFIAGGAVLPEAFGTAGREPGSAEAVPAEPLPAEPVTPEAEKPEAEATARAEEEAEENAPADTPATVIQERLPTSALTVRAPDEEVQKRQAARDAALAAKPVGPRVVKILSAIFLPLLLVIAAVRVVATPLFLWIEYFRPGFPGDGYGFSQEDRLTYGSYAVDYLSNFAGPRYLGDLVTASGTKLFRDPEISHMADVKMVTMSTWGVGALLAVLALVAIWYLGRRRDGSLRHAFFAASVVTLVIIVALGVVGFLGWDSFFTGFHEIFFANGTWTFTLQDTLIRLFPGQFWIDSAVTIAGLVFLTALVTLICTWPTKRRREARKAVIAGRLAAQQAAVAGE; this is encoded by the coding sequence GTGAGCGACAAGAAGCCCAATGACCCGGCGTGGGACAGCCCCCACGATTCCGACGAACCCGCATTCGAATGGATGAAGGGCTCGACGGCGGCGGATGCCGCCGGCGCCGACGCCCACCAGGAGGCGGAGAAGCCCGCCCGGGGCGACCAGCCCGAAGGCGCCGAGGAAGCGAAGGCCCCCTCCGTGGACGCCCTGAAGGAACCCGCCGCCTGGGACCCGGAGGCCACCAAGGCCCGCGCGGACGCGGCCTCGGACGCTCGCGACGACTCTGAACCGTCCAGCGGCCCGGACGAGACGCCGGCCGCCGCGGATCGCCCGTCCATGCCCGCCGCGCCGGAGACGGACCGCCCGTTCATCGCGGGCGGCGCCGTGCTGCCGGAGGCGTTCGGCACCGCAGGCCGTGAGCCGGGGAGTGCAGAAGCCGTGCCCGCAGAGCCCTTGCCCGCAGAGCCTGTGACGCCCGAGGCGGAGAAGCCGGAGGCCGAGGCCACCGCCCGCGCCGAGGAGGAAGCCGAGGAGAACGCCCCCGCGGACACTCCGGCCACGGTGATCCAGGAGCGCCTGCCCACGAGCGCACTCACGGTGCGCGCCCCCGACGAGGAGGTGCAGAAGCGCCAGGCCGCCCGCGATGCCGCGCTGGCCGCGAAGCCTGTGGGCCCGCGCGTCGTGAAGATCCTGAGTGCGATCTTCCTGCCGCTCCTGCTGGTGATCGCCGCCGTCCGCGTCGTGGCCACGCCGTTGTTCCTCTGGATCGAGTACTTCCGTCCCGGGTTCCCGGGCGACGGATACGGCTTCAGCCAGGAGGACCGGCTCACGTACGGCTCCTACGCCGTGGACTACCTGAGCAACTTCGCCGGTCCGAGGTACCTGGGCGACCTGGTGACGGCCAGTGGCACCAAGCTGTTCCGCGACCCTGAGATCTCGCACATGGCCGACGTCAAGATGGTCACCATGAGCACCTGGGGTGTGGGCGCGCTGCTCGCCGTGCTCGCCCTCGTGGCCATCTGGTACCTGGGGCGGCGCCGCGACGGCTCGCTGCGCCACGCGTTCTTCGCCGCCTCCGTGGTGACGCTCGTGATCATCGTGGCGCTCGGTGTGGTGGGCTTCCTCGGCTGGGACAGCTTCTTCACCGGCTTCCACGAGATCTTCTTCGCCAACGGCACGTGGACGTTCACGCTGCAGGACACCCTGATCCGCCTCTTCCCGGGGCAGTTCTGGATCGACTCGGCAGTCACCATCGCCGGTCTCGTGTTCCTCACGGCCCTCGTGACGCTCATCTGCACCTGGCCCACCAAGCGTCGCCGTGAGGCCCGCAAGGCCGTCATCGCGGGCCGCCTGGCCGCGCAGCAGGCCGCCGTCGCGGGGGAGTGA
- a CDS encoding AMP-dependent synthetase/ligase, which translates to MSTITEYTEPLLSELDPASNVTDVLLSRATATPDRPVYALRAPSSRAGSASAGGGRPSGDTVPGWDLLTAEGFLTRVKALAKGLIAGGLQPGDAVAVMSRTRFEWTLADFAIWYAGGVTVPIYETSSASQVEWILEDSGARRVFVEDAAKADLVTAVAEGSELLGSAPLQVIRMDDGGAVPNMVSVANAGAGVTEAELERHRTSASLADTASIVYTSGTTGKPKGCEISHANFALVAENIVPALGAFTLVPGARTLMFLPLAHVLARAVQVICLHAGILVGHSSSASELMADMQTLKPTFLLAVPRIFEKVVAGAQQKAEESGKGKLFASAFNTAVEYAQATQRHEQGLGDGPGLVLRLRHLLFDRLLYPRVRAAFGGHITHTVSGASALNRHESEFFLGAGVPILEGYGLTETTAPAAVNRPGQNRLGTVGRPVPGTSIRIADDGEVLIKGIGVFKGYHNNPQADFDAFVDGWFATGDLGTLDQDGFLTITGRKKDLIVTAGGKNVAPEPLEETIRQNPLVEHVVVLGEGRPFVSALIGLDPEAVEAWGGQHSRPGLTPSEAAQLPEVLASLQRSVDQANTQVSKAESIRKFAILDAELSVDSGHLTPSLKLRRNAVVTDFAPQIDQLYRG; encoded by the coding sequence ATGAGCACCATCACCGAGTACACCGAGCCTCTGCTCTCCGAGCTGGACCCGGCGTCGAACGTCACGGACGTCCTGCTGAGCCGCGCCACCGCGACGCCGGACCGGCCCGTCTACGCCCTGCGCGCGCCGTCGTCGCGGGCCGGCTCCGCCTCCGCAGGCGGCGGCCGGCCGAGCGGCGACACCGTGCCCGGCTGGGACCTGCTCACGGCCGAGGGGTTCCTGACCCGGGTGAAGGCCCTCGCCAAGGGCCTGATCGCCGGCGGACTGCAGCCCGGCGACGCCGTGGCCGTCATGAGCCGCACCCGCTTCGAATGGACCCTCGCGGACTTCGCCATCTGGTACGCCGGCGGCGTCACCGTGCCGATCTACGAGACGTCCTCCGCCAGCCAGGTCGAGTGGATCCTGGAGGACTCCGGAGCCCGCCGTGTGTTCGTCGAGGACGCGGCGAAGGCCGATCTGGTCACCGCGGTGGCGGAGGGCTCGGAGCTGCTGGGCAGCGCTCCCCTCCAGGTCATCCGGATGGACGACGGCGGCGCCGTGCCGAACATGGTCAGCGTCGCGAACGCCGGGGCGGGGGTCACCGAGGCGGAGCTCGAACGCCACCGCACCTCCGCGTCCCTGGCCGACACGGCGTCGATCGTCTACACCTCCGGCACCACGGGCAAGCCGAAGGGCTGCGAGATCAGCCATGCCAACTTCGCCCTGGTGGCGGAGAACATCGTCCCGGCGCTCGGCGCCTTCACCCTGGTCCCCGGCGCCCGGACGCTCATGTTCCTGCCGCTCGCCCACGTGCTGGCCCGCGCCGTGCAGGTCATCTGTCTCCACGCCGGCATCCTCGTGGGCCACAGCAGTTCCGCCTCGGAGCTCATGGCGGACATGCAGACCCTCAAGCCGACGTTCCTGCTGGCCGTGCCCCGCATCTTCGAGAAGGTCGTGGCGGGCGCCCAGCAGAAGGCCGAGGAGTCCGGCAAGGGGAAGCTGTTCGCCAGCGCCTTCAACACCGCCGTGGAGTACGCCCAGGCCACCCAGCGGCACGAACAGGGGCTCGGCGACGGCCCGGGCCTGGTCCTGCGTCTGCGTCACCTCCTCTTCGACCGCCTGCTCTACCCCCGGGTCCGGGCGGCGTTCGGCGGGCACATCACGCACACTGTCTCCGGGGCCAGTGCGCTGAACCGTCACGAATCCGAGTTCTTCCTCGGAGCCGGCGTGCCGATCCTGGAAGGCTACGGCCTCACGGAGACCACGGCCCCGGCCGCGGTGAACCGGCCGGGCCAGAACCGGCTGGGCACCGTCGGACGGCCCGTGCCCGGCACCTCGATCCGCATCGCCGACGACGGCGAGGTCCTGATCAAGGGGATCGGCGTCTTCAAGGGCTACCACAACAACCCCCAGGCCGACTTCGACGCCTTTGTGGACGGCTGGTTCGCCACCGGTGATCTGGGCACGCTCGATCAGGACGGTTTCCTGACCATCACGGGCCGGAAGAAGGACCTGATCGTGACCGCCGGCGGCAAGAACGTGGCCCCGGAACCGCTCGAGGAGACCATCCGTCAGAATCCGCTCGTGGAGCACGTGGTGGTGCTCGGCGAGGGCCGGCCGTTCGTCTCCGCGCTCATCGGCCTCGATCCCGAAGCCGTCGAGGCGTGGGGCGGCCAGCATTCCCGTCCGGGGCTGACCCCGTCGGAAGCGGCTCAGCTCCCCGAGGTGCTCGCCTCCCTGCAGCGTTCCGTGGATCAGGCGAACACCCAGGTGTCCAAGGCGGAGAGCATCCGCAAGTTCGCCATCCTGGACGCCGAGCTGTCCGTGGACTCCGGGCACCTGACGCCGTCGCTCAAGCTGCGCCGCAACGCCGTCGTGACCGACTTCGCCCCCCAGATCGACCAGCTCTACCGCGGCTGA
- a CDS encoding phospholipid carrier-dependent glycosyltransferase, whose protein sequence is MTQTEEAALDGGAASASPAASSPAAPRHGRTSATVRKRRLAQGKGSWVLDPRDAYTRENLLERLLGPVQSWRDFTPTLRLWFWLGPVLTAVLGGVLRFVRLGEPRSLVFDETYYVKDAYSLLQSGFERNWAKDANAAFNHGDPSQILTTGEYVVHPPLGKWMIAWGMDLFGQADTFGWRFSSAVVGTLSILILALVAQKLFNSVTLGAIAGLLLAVDGTHLVMSRIGILDIFIEFWVLLAFAFLLLDRSDGRRRLATRLSALAAASPDGVPSEAALRWGPGLGFRWWRLAASASMGAAVGIKWSGLFFVAVFGLLMVLWDMNARRVAGIRNWTVAGIVRDGIPAFFLYLGTATAVYLSTWTGWFLSNDAYNRHWAELNPGKGVQWLPPALRSLWDFHVQAYTFHQGLSSDHPYKANSWTWLILGRPTSFYYQSPQCGPGAQEKCSEAILSVGNPLIWWGATIALLVVLFYWAGRRDWRAGAILAGMAGGYLPWFMYPERTTFFFYAVSFEPFLILGLCYALGLILGRQGDPPWRRRSGFLVVACFLAAVLLLSAFFYPIWTAETISYNDWRLRMWMPSWI, encoded by the coding sequence GTGACCCAGACCGAAGAGGCCGCGCTGGACGGCGGCGCCGCCAGTGCGTCCCCGGCCGCGTCGTCCCCTGCTGCGCCCCGGCACGGGCGGACGTCCGCCACGGTCCGGAAACGCCGTCTGGCCCAGGGGAAGGGGTCCTGGGTCCTGGACCCTCGCGACGCGTACACCCGCGAAAATCTCCTGGAACGGCTCCTGGGCCCCGTCCAGTCCTGGCGCGACTTCACACCCACTCTGCGACTCTGGTTCTGGCTCGGACCGGTCCTGACCGCCGTCCTGGGCGGCGTGCTGCGGTTCGTCCGGCTCGGCGAACCGCGGTCCCTCGTGTTCGACGAGACCTACTACGTCAAGGACGCCTACTCGCTCCTGCAGTCCGGTTTCGAACGCAACTGGGCCAAGGACGCGAACGCCGCCTTCAACCACGGCGACCCCAGCCAGATCCTGACCACCGGCGAATACGTGGTCCACCCGCCGCTCGGCAAGTGGATGATCGCCTGGGGCATGGACCTCTTCGGACAGGCCGACACCTTCGGCTGGCGCTTCTCGTCCGCCGTCGTAGGCACGCTGTCCATCCTCATCCTGGCGCTGGTCGCCCAGAAACTCTTCAACTCGGTCACCCTCGGCGCCATCGCGGGCCTGCTGCTGGCCGTGGACGGCACCCACCTGGTGATGTCCCGCATCGGGATCCTGGACATCTTCATCGAGTTCTGGGTGCTGCTCGCCTTCGCCTTCCTCCTGCTGGACCGCAGCGACGGACGACGGCGGCTCGCCACCCGGCTGTCCGCCCTCGCCGCCGCGTCGCCGGACGGCGTCCCCTCCGAGGCGGCGCTCCGCTGGGGCCCCGGCCTGGGCTTCCGCTGGTGGCGCCTGGCGGCCTCCGCCTCCATGGGCGCGGCCGTCGGCATCAAGTGGTCCGGGCTGTTCTTCGTGGCCGTGTTCGGCCTGCTCATGGTGCTCTGGGACATGAACGCCCGGCGCGTGGCGGGGATCCGGAACTGGACCGTGGCCGGGATCGTCCGGGACGGCATCCCCGCGTTCTTCCTCTACCTCGGCACCGCCACGGCGGTCTACCTCTCCACCTGGACCGGCTGGTTCCTGAGCAACGACGCCTACAACCGCCACTGGGCCGAACTGAACCCGGGCAAGGGCGTCCAATGGCTTCCCCCGGCGCTCCGCTCCCTCTGGGATTTCCACGTCCAGGCGTACACCTTCCACCAGGGCCTCAGCTCGGACCATCCGTACAAGGCGAACTCCTGGACCTGGCTGATCCTCGGCAGGCCCACCTCCTTCTACTACCAGTCGCCGCAGTGCGGCCCGGGCGCTCAGGAGAAGTGCTCCGAGGCCATCCTGAGCGTCGGCAATCCGCTCATCTGGTGGGGCGCGACGATCGCCCTGCTGGTGGTCCTCTTCTACTGGGCCGGCCGCCGCGACTGGCGCGCCGGGGCCATCCTGGCGGGCATGGCCGGCGGCTACCTCCCGTGGTTCATGTACCCGGAACGGACCACGTTCTTCTTCTACGCCGTCTCCTTCGAGCCCTTCCTGATCCTCGGACTCTGCTACGCCCTGGGACTCATCCTCGGTCGGCAGGGCGACCCTCCTTGGCGCCGCCGTTCGGGCTTCCTGGTGGTGGCGTGCTTCCTCGCGGCGGTGCTCCTGCTCTCCGCGTTCTTCTACCCCATCTGGACCGCTGAGACCATCAGCTACAACGACTGGCGTCTGCGCATGTGGATGCCTTCCTGGATCTGA
- the rsmI gene encoding 16S rRNA (cytidine(1402)-2'-O)-methyltransferase encodes MAERVVQGEGRVVLAATPIGNLGDASPRLRELLETADVIAAEDTRRLHRLVQGLGVTVSGRVISYHEHNERERAEELLEFVAEGQTILVVSDAGMPAVSDPGFRLVSAAVDAGVLVTAVPGPSAVLTALALSGLPTDRFTFEGFLPRKSGDRLGALRELAQERRTMVFFEAPHRLEVMLTALREVFGADRQAAVCRELTKTYEEVIRGSLDELVAWAASGEVRGEIAVVVGGAGEPEPSRPEDHIEAVAALTAEGLRLKEAVAVVAEAQGVSKRELYQAVLAARS; translated from the coding sequence ATGGCTGAGCGAGTGGTGCAGGGTGAAGGGCGTGTGGTCCTCGCGGCCACTCCGATCGGCAACCTCGGAGATGCCTCGCCCCGGCTGCGGGAGCTCCTGGAGACCGCGGACGTGATCGCGGCCGAGGACACCCGGCGCCTGCACCGCCTCGTCCAGGGCCTCGGCGTGACGGTCTCCGGCCGGGTCATCAGCTACCACGAGCACAACGAGCGCGAGCGCGCCGAAGAGCTGCTCGAGTTCGTCGCGGAGGGACAGACCATCCTGGTGGTGTCCGACGCCGGCATGCCCGCGGTCTCGGACCCCGGCTTCCGTCTGGTCTCCGCCGCCGTCGACGCCGGGGTGCTGGTCACCGCGGTCCCCGGACCGTCCGCCGTGCTCACCGCCCTCGCGCTGTCCGGCCTGCCCACCGACCGCTTCACCTTCGAGGGGTTCCTGCCCCGCAAGTCCGGCGACCGCCTGGGCGCACTGCGCGAGCTGGCCCAGGAGCGCCGCACGATGGTGTTCTTCGAGGCGCCGCACCGGCTCGAAGTCATGCTGACGGCTCTGCGCGAGGTGTTCGGGGCGGACCGCCAGGCGGCGGTCTGCCGCGAACTCACCAAGACCTACGAAGAGGTCATCCGCGGATCGCTCGACGAACTCGTCGCCTGGGCCGCGTCCGGCGAGGTCCGTGGCGAGATCGCGGTGGTGGTCGGGGGAGCGGGGGAGCCCGAGCCGAGCCGCCCGGAAGACCACATCGAGGCCGTCGCCGCCCTGACCGCCGAGGGCTTGCGCCTGAAGGAGGCCGTCGCCGTCGTCGCGGAGGCTCAGGGCGTGAGCAAGCGCGAGCTGTACCAGGCCGTCCTCGCCGCGCGGAGCTGA
- a CDS encoding NAD-dependent succinate-semialdehyde dehydrogenase, translating to MTSAITAEREAELLAKVPTGLFINGEWRAASTGKTFDVEDPATGKVLLSIADGTSEDAMAALDAADAVQASWARTAPRERAEILRRAFELVTERADDFALLMTLEMGKPLAEARGEVTYGAEFLRWFSEETVRDYGRYLTTPEGKNKILVQRKPVGPCLLITPWNFPLAMATRKIAPAIAAGCTMVIKPAKFTPLTTQLFVATLVEAGVPAGVVNVVSSSSASSISGPIMKDSRLRKVSFTGSTAVGKRLIADAANNVLRTSMELGGNAPFLVFEDADLDKAVEGAMAAKMRNMGEACTAANRFLVHESVAEEFTAKFSAAMAALSTGRGTESETNVGPLIDSGARDDVHALVTAAVEAGATVATGGAPVEGEGYFYAPTVLSNVPNDADILRSEIFGPVAPVTTFSSEEQAIKLANASEYGLASYIYTRDYARMFRVAEQIEFGMVGFNAGVISNAAAPFGGVKQSGLGREGGAEGIAEYTTTQYIGIADPYAN from the coding sequence ATGACTTCCGCGATCACCGCCGAGCGCGAGGCAGAGCTGCTCGCCAAGGTCCCCACCGGCCTGTTCATCAACGGTGAATGGCGTGCAGCCTCCACCGGCAAGACCTTCGACGTCGAGGACCCGGCCACCGGCAAGGTGCTGCTGAGCATCGCCGACGGCACGAGCGAAGACGCCATGGCCGCCCTCGACGCCGCCGACGCTGTGCAGGCCTCCTGGGCCCGCACCGCTCCGCGCGAGCGCGCCGAGATCCTGCGCCGCGCCTTCGAGCTGGTCACTGAGCGTGCCGACGACTTCGCCCTGCTCATGACCCTCGAGATGGGCAAGCCGCTGGCCGAGGCCCGTGGCGAGGTCACCTACGGCGCCGAGTTCCTGCGCTGGTTCTCCGAGGAGACCGTCCGTGACTACGGCCGTTACCTCACCACCCCCGAGGGCAAGAACAAGATCCTCGTGCAGCGCAAGCCGGTCGGCCCCTGCCTGCTCATCACCCCGTGGAACTTCCCGCTGGCCATGGCCACCCGCAAGATCGCCCCGGCCATCGCCGCCGGCTGCACCATGGTGATCAAGCCCGCCAAGTTCACCCCGCTCACCACGCAGCTCTTCGTGGCCACCCTGGTCGAGGCCGGTGTCCCGGCCGGCGTCGTGAACGTCGTGTCCTCCTCCAGCGCCTCCTCCATCTCCGGCCCGATCATGAAGGACTCCCGCCTCCGCAAGGTGTCCTTCACCGGCTCCACGGCCGTGGGCAAGCGCCTGATCGCCGACGCCGCCAACAACGTTCTCCGCACCTCCATGGAGCTCGGCGGCAACGCCCCGTTCCTGGTCTTCGAGGACGCCGATCTGGACAAGGCCGTCGAAGGCGCCATGGCCGCCAAGATGCGCAACATGGGCGAGGCCTGCACGGCCGCCAACCGTTTCCTGGTCCACGAGTCCGTGGCTGAGGAGTTCACCGCGAAGTTCTCCGCCGCGATGGCCGCTCTCAGCACCGGCCGCGGCACCGAATCCGAGACCAACGTCGGCCCGCTCATCGACTCCGGCGCCCGTGACGACGTCCACGCACTGGTGACCGCCGCCGTCGAGGCCGGCGCCACCGTCGCGACCGGCGGCGCTCCGGTGGAGGGCGAGGGCTACTTCTACGCCCCGACCGTCCTCTCCAACGTCCCGAACGACGCCGACATCCTCCGCAGCGAGATCTTCGGCCCGGTGGCCCCCGTGACCACCTTCTCCTCCGAGGAGCAGGCCATCAAGCTGGCGAACGCGAGCGAGTACGGCCTGGCCTCCTACATCTACACCCGCGACTACGCGCGGATGTTCCGTGTGGCGGAGCAGATCGAATTCGGCATGGTCGGCTTCAACGCCGGTGTCATCTCGAACGCGGCCGCTCCGTTCGGTGGCGTGAAGCAGTCCGGTCTGGGCCGTGAAGGCGGCGCCGAGGGCATCGCCGAGTACACCACCACGCAGTACATCGGCATCGCCGACCCGTACGCCAACTGA